Below is a window of Candidatus Woesearchaeota archaeon DNA.
GATTAGATAAATGTATAAATCACATATATACAATACATTGTAAATAGTATTGCGCCATGTATTTTGTTTACATTCTTTTTATTTATTAAAAATATAAATATTACTGTTGCAACAATTAGGAAAAGCATACTTAATAAGTATTTGGAACTTTCAAAAATCATTGGTTTTAAAACTCCTGCCGTTCCTACAATTAATAGGATGTTTGAGATATTTGAACCTACAATGTTTCCAATTCCGATTTCATAATCTTTTCTTTTTGCAGTATTTATTGTTACAATTACTTCTGGGAGTGATGTTGCAAATGCTACAGTTGTAAGTGTTAAGTATTCAATTGGTATTAGTAGTAGTATTCCTATGTTTTCAATTCCTAGAACAACTCCTCTTGCAGAGAGGTTTAATCCGATTATACTTAATATGAAAATTATACTTACAAATAATGTGTTTTTTTTTGCAATTTCATCGTCTTCTAATTCGTCAACTTCTTCTTTTACATCAGTTATTAATTCTTTAGATTTTCCGAATTTGATTGTTTGGTAGATATAGATTACAAATAAAATTATCATTATTATTCCATAGAGTCTTGTTAGTTCTGAATTTAATATGATTAGTGTTAGTAATAGGGTTGATAAAATTAAGAAGAAAATATCAAATTTTTTTAAGTTTGATTTGAATTTATTCGCAAAGATTAAAAGAATTCCAAATACTAATAATGTGTTTGCAATGTTTGATCCAATTATTGTTCCAAATACAAATGATGATGGACTATTACTTGTATAAATTCCAAAAACTGCTGTGAATAGTTCAGGAAGTGAAGTTCCTATTGCTATTAGTGTTAAACCAATTACTAGTTTATTTATTCCTGCTCTTTGTCCTAATGTTGATGCAGATGAGATTAAATAGTCCGCAGATTTTATCAGGATGTACATTGATGCTATAACAATTGAGATATAGAGTATTAATTCTAACATATTAGTTTAGCTTTCAAAAACTTTTTAAAGGTTTGTTAATCCTTTTTAATTGTTAGAGTTTTAGGTGTTCATTTGAATTATTTACAAGCTCGAAGGAATTTTTAGAAATTCTTGTACAAAATTTGCACTTTAATTTAAGATGTGTTCGCAGACACTTTGTATCTGCTCAGCGGAATTTAGTAAATTCCTGCACAAAAATAGTGTTGTTGACATATGTCTTCACTTACACTATGTATAAGCTCAAGCGTAATTTTGAAAAAATTACTTGACAAAATTTGCACTGTGTACAAATTTTGAGCCGCTAGCTCAGCCTGGTTAGAGCGACGGACTCTTAATCCGTAGGCCGCGGGTTCGAATCCCGTGCGGCTCGTTTTTTTATTTTGATAAATCTAAATTATTTTTTCAAATTTTTATTCATTATTTAGCTTTATTGATAAAACAATAAGTTTATAAAAAAAGATTTACTACTTATTGTAAGTTACAAATAAAAAGATGGGATTAGGTAAAGGATTAATAGGAGCTGCGGGTAGTTTGGTATCAAATTCATATAGATTGGGGAAGAAGTTACCTTTAGTTGGTACAGTATTAAAATTGCCCGAAACTATTTTTAATGCTGCGTGTCTAACTTATGCTGCTGGAACTTTGCTTACTCCAAATATTTCTGATTATTCTAAAATGAATAATATTACTGAAGGTATCTATAAAGCAACAATAGAGTCACCATTTTATTTAGCTGAGTTTTTTAATAATGTAGGTGATATTGGTAAGTATTCTCTTTCAAAAGGATTGGAAGGTTCTGATAAAATGAAACAAATTTTTGATATTAAAGAATATAATGGACCATTAGAGTCTTTATTTAATAATTTTGGAGATAATATTACGCAAGGTGAAAGAGTAGAATCTTTGTTATATTTTTTAGCAGCTTACACTTTTGTTCAAAGTTCTCCTAAGTTGTTAAAATTAGGATATAAAGCGGGGAGAAAAATTACGGGTAAAACTTTAACAAAATCTTCAAAGAAATCTAATAAAGGTAATTTGGAAAATAAAGTTCAGGCAGCATCTTCAAATGCTCCAACTTCAACTTCTGAAGTTGATGATGTATTGAAGAATTTGAAAAGGTATAAGAGTAATTAGTATTTAATTTTTATTTTTCTACTTCTGGTGTTATTATTTCTGGTATTAGTACTTCTGTTTTTTCTTCTTTAGATTCTTTAGTTTTATTTTCTTCATTTAATTTACTTAGTATAGTGTAAAGTTGTTTATTATCTGAGTCTAATGTTTTAATTTCATTTTCTTGATCTTCAAGATTTGTTTGCATTTGTTGGTTTTCGAGTTGGTAGTTTCTTTTTCTTTTATATATTTCTTTTAGTTGTTTTTTCTTATTTTTTAATTTTTTTTCCATATTAAGGTATTGTGTACTATCATCTAGATTTTGAAATACGGGATTATACTGTTTTCGATTTAGGTACATAATTCCACTTAGAGTTGTAATAAATGCTAATCCTCCATATACAAAATCTTCTGGAGAGGTTATCCCAAATGAAAATGAATCCCAAGCGTTACTTACTTGTTGCGAGTCCATATTATTTAAAAAATTTATAGGTTTAGTCAATAAAGATTCTTCTAAATTTCCTAGTTTTTGAGTAATTTCTTTTACTTCTTGTATTTCTATTTTAGTTCCTGCTCTTTGAACAAATGCAGCTTTTTGAAGTGTATCTGTTTTCATATATTCAATATAGTGATTTATGAAGTGAGGTATTTGGGAAGCAGTGATTCCTACAATTTTAGGGATTATTGCAGTTTCAAGACTTTTCCTATAACTTATTTTATTTTTATCAGTTTCTTTTATTCTTTCTTTTTTTTCTTTAGAATATTGTTTTAAAGTTTCAAATTTATCATTTAAATAATTTAAACTTTTTTGTTTAGTTGGAAGTTTTTTTATGATGTAATTATATTTTTCTTTAAAATTCATTTTTCTTCTTTGAATGCAAAGTGTTTATGGCTGCTTTTATAATCTAATTTTATTTCTTCTACACCATAGTTTTTCTCCCATTTTTTTATTTTTTCTGCTCCATTTTTAATAGCACTAGGATTAAGGTAGAATACTGAATTTTTTGCTGGGTTAGGGATGTCTCCTTCTAGACAACCTAAAATTATTTTGTAAGTATCATCTTCAATTCTAGTTATTAAATCTCCATTTTTTCCGTATAATGGTTTTTCTCCTGTGAATTCTTTTGCTCTAAATTGCATGATTGAGTATTGCCATGTAATTCCATCATATTCGTTTTTTGCATTTTGAAATATTAAATCTGTTAGATTTGCACCTTTTTTTGAAAAGAATCTTTCCTTTCCTTCTTTTTCTAGTTTTAAATCAATACTATGTCTAGTTAACATATTATATGTGACTGCAGCAATTTCCTTTTTTTGATTTTGAGATGTCATATTATCATCTTTGGATTCCCAAAAAATTACTCTTGAGATGTAAACTAGTTCTTCAGGTGTTCTAATTAATCCTTGGTCTATATATTTTTGTGCACCTTTTGAAACTTCTCCAGAATATGGGAAATTAGGTTTTATTTTTCTTATTCTTTGGAGTTCTGCTTTGATTATATCTGAGTCTTTTTTATCCTTTGGCTCATATTTTGGTAATGATTTATACATATTAAATACAGTTTTTTTAAGTTTATCTAAAGAATACTTAGCTAAGTCTATGTTAGAGAAATATTTTTGAATTGTTTCGCCTACTTCTTGAGATGCTTGTTTTACAACTTTAGCAGTATTTGAGGCAACATCAGTTGTAGCATTAGATACAGCTTGTGCGGTTTCAGTTATTGTATTTTCTGTACTTTCTATAAGTCCTTCAAGACCTTTGGGTAGATTTTCAGGAATTTCAATCACATTAAGTATTGAGTTTCCTTTTATAGGGATTCCTTGTGTTTGTTTCATAAAAAGAGTATAACTAGCATTTGCAGCAAATAAAACTGCTCCTAATGTCATCAAACCTGACCCAATACCTTTACTCATTTTTACTATTATATATTTAACTTAGATTTATTTATTTATAAATTTATTGAAATTTACTATTCTTAAGTAACACTAAAGGTTTAAAATTTCATTTTTTTGTTAAATGTTTATAATGGCGTCTATTTCAGAAGGTTTTGATATGATTTTTAATTTTTTTATGACTCTTAGTAGTGATGCTTGGTATGGACTGATACTTATGGTTGGTGCTATAGCTTTTTCTTCACTTATTGCTAGGAATTTAAAAAAGTATGCAGGTATGAATGAAGCAAAGGGACTTGCAAATCTTATTGCTTGGTTTATGACTTTAATAGGACTTTATTTTATAGTTATTGATGTTAGAAGTGGAACATTAGGTCTTATATCTAGTTGGCTAGTTATATTCTTTTTAATTGGTGCTACTTTAGGATTATTTACAATATTTAAGAGTTTTGGAGAGGAACATTTTGAAGATAGTGGTTTATTTAAAGCTTTTTATGTGATATTATTATTTGTTTTTTTTAGTAGTGGACTTGCTTCAATTTACAAGTATGTTCCTTATGATAGTGTTTTAAGAGATATTGTTGATAGTGTTATTCATATGAATTCTATTGCATTACTTGCTTTAATTGTTATTGTTATAGGTGGAGTTATGAAAGCTATAGGTAACCCATTTAAGAAAGATGGTGTTGATGATTTAGGAGATAATGATACTTCAAAACAAGCTAGAGAAGCTAAAAAAGCAGCAAATAATGATGCGAGTGGTAAGAGTTCAATGATGGGAAAGATAGCTGAAGGGTTTGAGTTTATTTCTAGAAAGATTCAAGATGCATCAGATGACTTGGGTAGAAAAATTGAGGGTAGTAAAAAATGAGTGATAAAAAACAACCAGAATTTTCATCAGAGAGAAC
It encodes the following:
- a CDS encoding calcium/sodium antiporter — protein: MLELILYISIVIASMYILIKSADYLISSASTLGQRAGINKLVIGLTLIAIGTSLPELFTAVFGIYTSNSPSSFVFGTIIGSNIANTLLVFGILLIFANKFKSNLKKFDIFFLILSTLLLTLIILNSELTRLYGIIMIILFVIYIYQTIKFGKSKELITDVKEEVDELEDDEIAKKNTLFVSIIFILSIIGLNLSARGVVLGIENIGILLLIPIEYLTLTTVAFATSLPEVIVTINTAKRKDYEIGIGNIVGSNISNILLIVGTAGVLKPMIFESSKYLLSMLFLIVATVIFIFLINKKNVNKIHGAILFTMYCIYVIYTFI